The following nucleotide sequence is from Firmicutes bacterium ASF500.
CGCCCTTGGCGCGGACCTTCGCTTGCAGCTTCCCTCGTTTCAGGTCAAATGTCATGCTTTCGCCGCCCTTTCTATAAAATCTTTGTGCGTAGGGGCGGATATCATCCGCCCGCTAAGCGTGCTGTTGGTTTGTTGGGCGGGCGGGTAATACCCGCCCCGGCTAATCAGAACGCCACCTTTAAGAACAGCGCCACGCAGCACAGGACCACGGCGCAGGGGACGTAGAGATACCGGCCCACGCTGTACCAGAGCTGTCCGGCGGGCTTTTTGGCCCCTCTGCTGATCTCGTCCATCAGGTCGTCCCGCTTCATAATCCAGAACCAGGACACCGCGCCCAGGGTGGCCCCGATGGGTATGATATAGATGGACACGATGTCCATCCAGGGGCCCCACTTGAAGATGGGCTCCATATTCAGACCAAAGCCCAGGCAGATGACGCACAGCAGGGCCAGGACGATCTTCCGGTCCAGGCGGGGGAAGCGGTGAAGGAGGGACTCGCCCACCGCCTCAAACATATTTTGCAGAGAGCTCACCCCGGCGAACACCATGGCGGTGTACAGAATGACGGCGAACAGCCGGCCCAGGGGGATGTCCTGCAAGATGTGGGGCAGGGTGACAAAGAGCAGGGAGGGCCCCGAGCCCACGTCCAGCCCGTAGGCGAAGCAGGCGGGGATGATGACCAGGGCGGCCACCAGGGCGGCGATGGTGTCGAAGAGGGCGGTGCGCTTGGCCAGGGAGACCACGTCCTCCTCCGGGGACAGGTAGGCCCCGTAGACGATCATGCCGCTGCCGGTGATGGACAGGGAGAAAAACGCCTGTCCCATGGCCCAGATCCACACCATGGGGTTGAGCAGGTCGGCCCACCGGGGGGTGAACATATACTTATAGCCCTCAATGGCCCCGGGCAGGAAGGCCACCCGGACGGCCAGCACCAGAAAGATGATGAAGAACAGGGGCATCATGATCTTGTTGGATTTTTCAATGCTCTTGGCCCCCAGCAGCAGGGTGAGCAGGGTGCCCACCACCACGATCACATGGAAGGGGACCACCGAGTAGTCCGACAGGGAAAAGGACTCAAACCAGGGCTGAGGGTCCACGCTCATCAGCGACCCGCCCACCGAGGCGGCGAAGGCTTTTAGCACATAGGCGATGATAACGGCGTAGCCCAGGGCGATGCACATGGACCCGGCCAGGGGCAGCCAGCCCAGCAGGCCCCCGGACCTGCCCAGCGTCCTTTTGCGGGTGGCCCAGGCCATCTCGTAGGAGCCCAGGGTGCCGGTGTGGGCCCGGCGTCCCACGGCGTATTCGGCGGACAGGCCCACCGTGCCGAACAGCATAATGAAAAACAGATAGGCCAGCAGGAAGGCGCCGCCGCCGTTGCTCCCCATCTTGGCGGGGAAGCCCCACACGTTGGCCATGCCTACGGCGGAGCCCACCGCGGACAGCACAAAGCCCCAGCCGCTGGAAAAATGATGTTTTTTATTGTCGTTCATAGACGATCTCCTTTTTGTATTTCGCGCGCGTTTTCTCTCCCATAGAAGCAGTATAATATGATTCCTACAAAAAGGCAACGGCTAATATCTCGTTTTGAATTTATTTTTGACAGGCTGGCAGGAGGGAATTTCCAGGTGACTGTAAAAAATATCAAATAATCGGACGATATTACAGTTTGTTAGCAAAATCGTCTCTTTTATTTTTCCCCTGAAAGGAATACAATAGAGACAGCAAACGGATTTTGTGCAAAACGATAAAATAAATCATAAAAAGGAGCAGATCATTATGGCGATTCTTGTTTGCGGCGGCGCCGGCTATATCGGCAGCCACACCTGCGTGGAGCTGATCCAGGCCGGCTACGACATCGTGGTGGCCGACAACCTCTACAATTCCAGCGAGGAGTCCCTCCGCCGGGTGGAGAAAATCGTGGGCAAGCCCGTCCCCTTCGTCAAGACCGAGCTGTGCAATGAGGACGAGGTGGAGGCCCTGTTTGCCAAATACCCCGGCATCGACGCCGTGATCCATTTCGCCGGGCTCAAGGCCGTGGGGGAGAGCGTGGCCAAGCCCCTGGAGTACTATTCCAACAACCTGATCAGCACCCTCTATCTGCTCCAGGCCATGCGCCGCCACGGGGTGAAGAACTTTGTGTTCTCCTCCTCCGCCACGGTGTATGGCGACCCGGCCACCGTGCCCATCCGGGAGGACTTCCCCACCGGCGGCACCACCAACCCCTACGGCACCTCCAAACTCTTCCAGGAGAAGATGCTCATGGACATCTGCGCCGCCGACCCCGAGCTGAACGTGGCCCTGCTGCGGTACTTCAACCCCATCGGCGCCCACGAGAGCGGCACCATCGGCGAGGACCCCAACGGCATCCCCAACAACCTGGTGCCCTACATCGCCAAGGTGGCGGTGGGCCAGCTGGAGAAGGTCCACGTCTTCGGAAACGACTACAACACCCCCGACGGCACCGGCGTGCGGGACTATATCCACGTGGTGGACCTGGCCCGCGGCCACGTGGCCGCGGTGAAGAAGCTGGAGACCAAGTGCGGCCTGTTCGTGTGCAACCTGGGTACCGGCAACGGCTACTCCGTGCTGGACGTGGTCCACGCCTATGAGAAGGCCTGCGGCCACGAGCTGCCCTACGTCATCGAGGCCCGCCGCCCCGGCGATATCGCCTCCTGCTACGCCGACCCCGCCAAGGCCCGGGAGGAGCTGGGCTGGGAGGCTCAGCTGGGCATCGAGGAGATGTGCGCCTCCTCCTGGAAGTGGCAGTCCCAGAACCCCAACGGGTATAAGAGCTGACCTTGTAGGGGCGGATATCATCCGCCCGCGTCTCCAGATATTTCTGTAGGGGCGGCCTGTGGCCGCCCGCAAAGAACGGAAATATTTGGGGCGGGCGGCCACAGGCCGCCCCTACATCGCACCCCAAAGAGTTTGACGGGCGGGTAATACCCGCCCCTACATACCGTATTGATATCTTGAGGAGGATAACAGTGAATAAACCAGTTTTAGTCATCATGGCCGCTGGCATGGGAAGCCGGTACGGCGGGCTCAAGCAGCTGGACCCGGTGGGGAACCACGGCCAGCTCATCATCGACTACTCCATCTATGACGCCAAGCGCGCCGGCTTTGAGACGGTGGTGTTCGTCATCAAGCCCGAGATCGAGGCCGACTTCAAGGAGGCCATCGGCGACCGGGTGTCCAAGGTGATGGACGTGAAGTACGCCTATCAGCTCAAGGAGGACCTGCCCGAGGGGTACGCCGTCCCCGCCGGCCGGACCAAGCCCTGGGGCACCGCCCACGCAGCCCTGTCCGTCCGGAAGCTGGTGGACGGCCCCTTCGCCATCATCAACGCCGACGACTACTACGGCCCCGAGGCGTTCCAGGAAATCTACAGCTACCTGTCCGACCACCAGGACGGAGACGTGTATGAGTACGTCATGGTGGGCTATCTGCTGAAAAACACCGTCACCGAGAACGGTACCGTGGCCCGGGGCGTGTGTGAGGAGACGGCGGACCACTTCCTTACCCAGGTCACCGAGCGGACCAAGATCGAGAAGGGCGAGCCCCCCCGGTACACTGAGGACGACGGCAAGACCTGGACCGACCTGCCCGCCGACACCATTGTGTCCATGAACATGTGGGGCTTCACCCGCAGCTTCCTGGACGAGGCCCTGGCCCGCTTCCCCGCCTTCCTGGACAAGGCCCTGGCCGAGAACCCGGAGAAGGGGGAGTATTTCCTGCCCACCGTGGTCAGCCAGCTCATCGACGAGGGCAAGGCCCGGGTGAAGGTCCTGCGCAGCGAGGACAAGTGGTACGGCGTCACCTACCGGGAGGACAAGCCCACCGTCACCGCCGCCATCGCGGAGAAAACAGCCGCCGGGCTCTATCCCGACCGGCTGTGGGAGGTGTGACATGGCTCAGGCAGAACAGACCCTCCAGGAGGTGCTGGGGGCCTTTGACTTCGGCGCGCCTGTGGTAGGGGCCATCCGCTACGGATGCGGCCACATCAACGACACCTTCGTGGTCCATACTCAACCGGAAAACGCCTGCTGCCGCCGGTTCATCCTCCAGCGGATGAGCTCCGCCGCCTTCAAGCGCCCCGACCAGCTGATGGACAACATCATTGGCGTCACCGAGTTTTTGGGCCGGGAGATTGAGAAGCACAACGGCGACCGGAGCCGGGAGGCCATGGAGGTCATCCGGCCTAAGAACGGCGAGCCCTACTACACCGACAGTCAGGAGGGCGCCTGGCGGGTCTACCCCTTCGTGGAGGGCACCGTCTGTCACCAGGCGGCGGACACCCCCGAGCTCTTCGCCGCCTCCGGCCGGGCCTTTGGCCGGTTTCAGCGGCTGCTGGCGGATTACCCCGCCGACACCCTCTATGAGACCATCCCCCGCTTCCACGACACCGAGGACCGTTTAGCGAAGTTCAAGGCCGCCGTGGCCGCCGACAAGCTGGGCCGGGTCAAGGACTGCCAGCCCGAGATCGACTTCGTGCTGGCCCGGGAGAAGGACTGCTCCGTGGCCCTGAACGCCCTGCGGGAGGGCAAGCTGCCCCTGCGGGTCACCCACAACGACACCAAGCTGAACAACGTCCTCATGGACGACAAGACCGGTGAGGGCATGTGCATCATCGACCTGGACACCGTCATGCCCGGCCTGGTGCTCTACGACTTCGGCGACTCCATCCGCTTCGGGGCCAACCACTCCGCCGAGGATGAGACCGACCTGTCCAAGGTCAACCTGGACGTGGACCTCTTCTCCGCCTACACCGCCGCCTTCCTGGAGGGGACGGGGGGCTCCCTGACCAATACGGAGATCGAATACCTCCCCTGGGGGGCCAAGCTGATGACGCTGGAGTGCGGCATCCGCTTCCTCACCGACTACCTGGAGGGGGACACCTATTTTCACATCAGCCGGGAGAGACAGAACCTGGACCGCTGCCGCACCCAGTTCAAGCTGGTGTCTGACATGGAGGAGCGCTGGCCCGAGTTGGAGGCCATTGTGCGCGGCTATATCAAATGAACATACTTTTTGACGAAGAACAATTGCGCCGGTTAATTGCCAACCTGAAAATACTCACCGGACTGCCGGCCAACATCCTGGACCCGGATGGCCGGGACATCAACCTGTTCCGGGGCCACCCGCCCTTCTGCCGGATGATCAACGACCTGCCCGAGGGCCACGAGCGCTGCATCAACTGCGACATGTGGAAGATCCGCAGCTATACCGCGGAAAAGGGCTTTCAGTTCTACCGCTGCCACCTGGGCATCTGCGAGGCGGTCATGCCCCTCTACGACCGGGAGAACCCCCTGGCCTATCTGGCCGTGGGCTGTTATCTGGACGACTCCCCGGTGGAAGAGCAGTGGGCGCGCACCCGGGAGCTGCTGGGCTGGTGGCCCGACGGCCCCGACGCCCTGCGGGAGGCCTTCTTCCAATTCAAGCAGTGCTCCCGCCAGGAGATACAAGCCTATACCGAGACGCTGGAGGCCCTGTCCGCCTATATCCAGCTCAAGGGCATGATTCTGGCTACCGAGCAGACCGACACCCAGAAGCTGGGCCTATACCTGGACGAGCACTATATGGAAAAGCTGTCCCTGGCCTCCATCTCTCGGGAGATGCACATTGGCCGGACCAAGCTGTGTACTCTGGCAAAGGAGCTGTCCGGAGGAAAGACCCTGTCCTATCTCATCGCCCAGCGGCGGATCAACGCCGCCAAACGGATGCTGATGCAGAGCAATCTGCCCATCTCCGCCGTGGCCGAGGCGGTGGGCATCAGCGATTATAACTATTTTTCCAAGGTATTCCGCTCGATTACGGGCACCACACCCACCGCTTTCCGCAAGGATTCCCGGAGCCGTCCGGCCTGATAACCAGTTCAAAATCGTACGAACTTCCATTGTTCGTACGATTTTACTATTTTCCGTACGTTATCCTCTATAATTTACACAATGAACAAGTATAATAGGGAATGAAAAGGCGCATTTGTGAAAATTTCCTATGCGCCGATTTTTCATCAGTCAAAATCATCAAAAAAGGAGAATGAAAATGAAAAAGATCCTTGCAGCCTTACTTGCGACCGCGATGTCCCTGTCCCTGGTTGCCTGCGGCGGCGGCGGTGGAGCCGCCAGCTCCACAAAACAGCCCGCTTCCTCCGGAAACGGGAGCAACCCTCCCGCCGCCAGCAGCACCCCCGCCCCCTCCGGCGATAAGGTCGCCCTCAAGGTGATCGCCGCCGAGTACGGCAAGCAGACCAAGGACTGGTGGGCCGGCTTCCAGAACGACTTCAACGCCGCCAACGAGGGCATCGACCTGAACGTGGAGGTCGTCTCCTGGAACGACATCTACACCGTGGTCAACACCCGCATCTCCAACAACGACGCCCCTGACATCCTGAACATCGACGTGTTCGCCGACTATGTCTCTGACGACCTGCTCCGCCCCATCAAGGAGTGCGTCTCTGACGAGACCTACGCCAAGTTCTACGACGCTTTCCTGGAGCAGTCCAACATCGACGGCACCATCTGGGCCATCCCCGACCTGGCCTCCGCCCGCGCCATGTACTACAACAAGGACATTCTGGACGCCGCCGGCGTAACAGAAGTGCCCACCACCTGGGCCGAGCTGAAGGCCGCCTGTGAGGCCATCAAGGCCCACGACGCCAACATCTACCCCTGGGGCGTGGATATGACCACCGACGAGGGCCAGGCCTGCTTCGCCTACTACTCCTGGACCAACGGCGGCGACTTCACCGACGCCTCCGGCAATTGGACCCTGAACAGCGCCGAGAACGTGGAAGCTGTTGAGTACATCGTCGGTCTGGTCAAGGACGGCCTGACCAACTCCGACCCCGCCACCCAGACCCGCTATGACCTGCAGGAGCTGTTCGCCGCCGGCAAGCTGGCTATGATGATCGGCCCCAACCAGATCTCCTCCTACGTGGCTAACTCCGAGAATCCTATCAACTTCGGCATCGCCTCCATCCCCGCCAACGAGGGCAAGAGCACCTCTTCCGTGGGCGTTATGGACCGGTTCATGGTCTTTGAGAACGAGGACACCGACGACAAGGTGGACGCCATCAAGACCTTCTTCGACTTCTTCTATGAGGACACCCGCTACTCCGACTGGGTCATCATGGAGGACTTCCTGCCCGCCACCAAGACCGGCGGTGAGATCATGGCCGCCGCCAACCCCGACGCCGCCAGCTGGATCGACATCGTGGGCTCCGCCAAGTTCTATCCCACCGCTCAGGCCAAGTGGGCCGACGTGAAGCAGGGCGTCATCAATGTGGAGCAGCAGGCCCTTCTGGGCGGCAATGTCCAGGAGCTGCTGGACGCGCTCCAGGGCCAGATCGCCGGCTAAGCCGCGCGCCCATTCAAATTCAGTTACCGCACGCAACCGTGGGGCCGGGCCAAAACGGCCCGGCCCCCGGTCTTCCAGCCGTTTTCCAAGGGCGGTCCCCTCCGCCTTTCGAAAGCGGCCGGAAGGCGCTCAACGATCAAATTATTAGGAGGTGTCTCCGTGAGTACAAAAACCCCAGCTGCCCCCGCGGCGCGGAAGACGGCAAATCAGCCGGAGCCCCGTCTGCCCAACCCCGGAAGCAAACACTTCTTCCGTACCGTCGAGCCCTACATCTGGATCGCCCCCAGCGTCATTCTGATGGCCATTTTCATCGTGACCCCCATTTTCAAGGTTTTTCAGCTGTCCATGAACAAGGTGACCCGGGCGGGCAAGCTGAAGGGCTTCAATAACTTTGAGAACTTCACTTCCGTTATCAAGGACCCCGCCTTCACCCTGGTGCTGAAAAACACCATCCTTTGGACCGTCGCCGTGGTGGTGATCTCCACCCTTCTGGGCTTCATCCTGGCCCTCATCCTGAACAACGAGTTCAAGGGCCGGAAAATCGCCCGGGCCATCGTGGTCTTCCCCTGGGCCACCACCCTGGTCATCCAGGCCAGCGCCTGGAAGTTCATTGTAAACACCGACTACGGCACCCTGAACGCTCTGCTGATGAAGCTGAAGATCATCAGCGCTCCCATGAACTGGACCTCCACCCCCGCCGCATGGTTTGCCTGGGAGATCGCCTGCGGTATCTTCGTCACCATCCCCTTTGTCTGCTTCTGCGTGCTGTCCGGCTTGCAAAGCATTGACACGTCCTACTACGAGGCCGCCACGGTGGACGGGGCGGGCTACTTCCAAAAGCTGTTCAACATCACCCTGCCCCTGGTCAAGTCCTCCCTGACGGTGTCCACCGTGCTGAACATCATCTACGTGTTCAACTCCTTCCCCATCATCTGGACCATGACCAAGGGCGACCCCGCCAACCGCACCGACACCCTGGTAACCTATCTATATAAGCTGGCCTTCTACAACGGCAAGCAGGGCGAGGCCTCCGCCGTATCGGTGATCGGCTTTATCATTCTGCTGTGCTGCGCCAGCGTCTACATGGTCTACACCCTGCGGAAAGGAGATGAGGAGCTGTGACCCAAACCGCCAAGAAGCCTGTCTCCATGAAGAAGACAATCCTGCGTCTGCTGCTCTACTTCGTGGTGCTGGATGTATGCGTCATCACCCTGTACCCCTACTTCGCCATGCTGTGTACCGCTCTGAAGAGCCGGGAGGAGATCTTCTCCGCCGCCGGTACTGTTCTGCCGGTCACCGCCCTGTGGTCCAACTTCATCGACATCTGGAGCCGGGCCCCCATGGCCAAATACATGCTCAACTCCATCCTGATCGCCGGCGGCTCCACCATCATCGCCATGCTGTGCGGCATCCCCGCCGCCTACGCCCTATCCCGGATGAAGTTCAAGGGCCAGACCGCCTTTTTGGGCTTTGTGATTGTCTCTCAGATGTTCGCCCCGGTGGTGCTGCTCATCGGCATCTATCAGGTCATGCAGGTCCTGCACCTGACGGACAGCATCCTGGGCCTGGTCTTCGTCAACGCCGCCTTTAATCAGGCCTTCACCATCTGGCTGCTCCGGGGCACCTTTATGGGCATCTCGGCGGATATGGAGCAAGCCGCCACCATTGACGGCTGCAACCGCATCCAGTCCATGATGAAGGTCCTCCTCCCTGTGGCCGCACCCGGCATCGTCACCACGCTGATCTTCATTTTCATCAACGCCTGGAACGAGTACACCGTGGCCCTGTGCCTCATCTCCACCGACACCCTCAAGCCCCTCACCGTGGGTATCAACACCTTCAACGGCTACAACATCATTGAGTGGCAGTACCTCTTCGCCGCCTCCATCTTCGCCATCATCCCGGTGGTCATCCTCTTTATGGGCATCGAGAAGAACCTGGTCAGCGGTCTGGCCTCCGGCGGCGTAAAGGGCTGACGACCCAAATTCAGTCTTGCATATCCCCCGCATATGATATAAAATAGAACCGCAAAACTGCTAAAGGAGTAATGCTGTATGAAAATCTTCCGTGAAAAGGATTATGACGCCATGAGCCGCCGCGCGGCCACCGTGATCGCCGGCGAGATCGTTCACAACCCCGCCTGCCTGCTGGGCCTGGCCACCGGCTCCACCCCCGAGGGGGCCTATAAGTACCTGGTGGACTGGTATAAGCAGGGCCTGCTCAGCTTCCAGAACGTGCGCTCCGTCAACCTGGACGAGTATGTGGGCCTGGCTCCCGACCACGACCAGAGCTACCGCTATTTCATGCAGAGCAACCTGTTTGACCATGTGGACATCGCCCCCGAGAACACCCGGGTGCCCGACGGCCTGACCAAGGACGCCCTGGCCTTCTGCGCCGATTACGACGCTTACATCCGGGCCCAGGGCTATGTGGACCTCCAGCTGCTGGGCATTGGCCGCAACGGCCACATCGGCTTCAACGAGCCCGACGACCATTTCGTCAAGGAGACCCATGTGGTGGACCTGGCCGAGAGCACCATCGACGCCAACGCCCGCTTCTTCGCCAGCCGGGACGACGTGCCCAAGCAGGCCATCTCCATGGGCATGGGCGCCATCATGGGGGCCAAGAAGGTCCTTCTGTGCGCCAGCGGCGAGGACAAGGCCGACGCCATCTGCCGGGCCGTCTCCGGGGCGATTACCTCCCAGTGCCCCGGCTCCATCCTCCAGCTCCACCCCAACATGGTCCTGGTGGCCGACGAGGCCGCGCTCAGCAAGCTGATCGCCTCTGGAGTAGAGGTATGAGAATTGTCAACGGTCAGGTCTTTGACCTGGAGCAGGGCTTTGTCAGCCGGGACCTGTGCACCGACGGGGCCCTGATCGCTCAGACCAGTGGCGACGGCCAGGAGTTGGACGCCAGCGGCTGCTATGTCATCCCCGGGCTGGTGGATGTCCACTTCCACGGCTGTGTGGGGGAGGATTTTTCCGACGCCACCCCCGACGGTCTGCAAAAAATCGCTGATTTCGAGCTGTCCCAGGGAGTCACCTACATCTGCCCCACCGGCATGACCCTCCCTGAGGACCAGCTCACCGCCATCTGCAAGACCACCGCCGCCCACCGGGCCAAAAATCCCGGCGGCGCGGAGGTGGTGGGGGCCCATCTGGAGGGACCCTTCCTGTGCATGGCAAAGAAGGGCGCCCAGAACGGCGACTACCTCCACGCCCCCGACGCCGAAATGCTCAAGCGCCTCCAGGAGGTCGCTGAGGGCTCCGTCCGTCTGGTCACCCTGGCCCCCGAGGAGCCCGGGTCTGTGGAGTTCATCAAGGCCGCTAAGGACATGGGCATCCATGTATCCCTGGGCCACACGGTGGCCAACTACGACACGGCCAAGGCCGCCTTTGAGGCGGGGGCCGACCACGCCACCCATCTGTACAATGCCATGCCCCCCCTGGCCCACCGGGACCCCGGCGTCATCGGCGCGGCCTATGAGTGCCCCCACGTCAAGCCCGAGCTGATCTGCGACGGCATCCACATCCACCCCGCGGTGGTGCGCCTCACCTTCGGCCTGTTCGGCAAGGAGCGGATGATCATCATCTCCGACTCCCTCCGGGCCACCGGCATGCCCGACGGGGAGTACCCCTTCGGCGGACAGATGATCGAGGTCCACGGCAACCGGGCCACCATCCTGGGCCACCCGGAGACCCTGGCCGGTTCGGTCACCAGCCTGATGGGCTGTCTGCGTCAGGCCATCTCCTTCGGCATCCCCGCCGCCGACGCCGTCCGGGCCTGCACCTATAACCCCGCCCAGTCCATCGGCATCGACGGCCGCGCCGGTACCCTGGACGTGGGCAAGGAGGCCAGCATCGTCCTGCTGGACCAGAAGGATCTGTCCATTAAGGCGATTATCTTTAAGGGGCAGAAGATATAAGAGAGCACCAAAAGCCTCCTTTTCCCCGCAAGGGGGACGCGATAGCCGTAAGCGGCAGAGCCGCTAACGGCTATCCAGCGAAAGGAGGTGCCCCAGTTCGCAAACTGGGGCGGAGGATTGATTTCGCCGCAGGCGAAATGTGCGAAGCAAACGAGGTCTTAGAGCCTCATGTAGGGGCGGATATCATCCGCCCGTCAGGTCTAGGCGATGTCCAGCGGGCGGATAATATCCGCCCCTACAAGGACGCACCCCCCGCAGGAGCCCGTAGGGCGGGACGACTCGGCCCGCTGTCCACGGAAAGCGGGGCCCTTTGGGAGAACGGCGCGCCGGGGTCGTCGCGCCCTACACGGGTTTACTTCGTATGTTTTGCTTCGCAAAACGCAATCCTCAGTCACGGCTTCGCCGTGCCAGTCCCTCTCAAAAGGGGCCTTGGGAGGAGACCTGCGCATTTCCCATTCCCCGTTGGAACAAGCGGACCCGTCCGCTTTTCCAAATATAATTCAAGGGCCGGGAGGCTACTCCATCACTATAGTCCCCGGTACCAAACAAAAGGAGGAAAAAAACCGCTGCGGCTTGCGGTGCGGCAGTGTGGAGACCTGTCGTAAAGCTCCCGGGGACTTCGCTGCTCCGGGACGAGATGGAGAAGGCGGTGGCCGCTCCATCAAAGCCGAATGCTATGGCAACTCTGAACCTGAAGAACATCCAGAAGATCTACCCCCACAGCAACGACCAGAAGAAGGCCAAGAAGAAAAAGGGCGAGCCCGAGAAGAAGACCAACCTTCAGGTCACCGACCAGGGCGTCATCGCTGTCCAGTCCTTCAACCTGGACATCGCCGACAAGGAGTTCATCGTGCTGGTCGGCCCCTCCGGCTGCGGCAAGTCCACCACCCTGCGGATGGTGGCCGGTCTGGAGGAGATCTCCGGCGGCGAGCTGTACATCGACGGCAAGCTGATGAACGATGTGGAGCCCAAGAACCGGGACATCGCCATGGTGTTCCAGAGCTACGCTCTGTATCCCCACATGACGGTGTATGAGAACATGGCCTTCCCCCTGAAGCTGCGCAAGATGGACAAGGACGAGATCGACCGCCGCGTGAAGGAGGCCGCTGAGATCCTGGACATCACCCAGTATCTGGACCGCAAGCCCAAGGCTCTGTCCGGCGGCCAGCGTCAGCGTGTGGCCATCGGCCGCGCCATCGTCCGCGAGCCCAAGGTGCTCCTCATGGACGAGCCTCTGTCCAACCTGGACGCCAAGCTCCGGAACCAGATGCGCGCCGAGATCATCAAGCTGCGCCAGAAGATCAACACCACGTTCATCTACGTCACCCACGACCAGACTGAGGCCATGACCCTGGGCGACCGCATTGTCATCATGAAGGACGGCTTCATCCAGCAGATCGGCACCCCCCAGGAGGTCTTCGATCACCCCGCCAATCTGTTCGTCTCCGGCTTCATCGGCATGCCCCAGATGAACTACTTTAACGCCAAGCTGGTCAACGAGGGCGGCAAGTACGCCGTGGCCGTGGAGAACTGCAAGGTCGTTCTCTCTGACGAGAAGCAGAAGAACCTGACCGCCAACAAGGTGCAGCCCCAGGACATCACCCTGGGCGTCCGTCCCAGCCACATGGTTCTGTCCAAGCAGCCCGGCAACACCCTCACCGCCACCATCGACGTGTCTGAGCTGATGGGCAGCGAGGTCCACTTCCACGCCAATGCCAACGGCAAGGACGTGGTAGTGATTGTTCCCACCATGAACGCTGACGGCGAGCGCATCGACTCTTACCACGCCGGCGACAAGCTGAACCTGACCTTCAGCGGCAACGTCTGCCACGTCTTTGCCAAGGACGGCAAGAATCTGGAGTTCTAATCCTTCCTCCCCGGAAAAATACCGGCCCCGCCTTTGATGGAAAGGCGGGGCCGGTCCTATTTATCCGTTTTTCTTGCGGGCCGAGACCAGGAGCATCATGGGCCGACGCAGCTCGTCCCTCATGCCGG
It contains:
- the lnpD gene encoding UDP-glucose 4-epimerase: MAILVCGGAGYIGSHTCVELIQAGYDIVVADNLYNSSEESLRRVEKIVGKPVPFVKTELCNEDEVEALFAKYPGIDAVIHFAGLKAVGESVAKPLEYYSNNLISTLYLLQAMRRHGVKNFVFSSSATVYGDPATVPIREDFPTGGTTNPYGTSKLFQEKMLMDICAADPELNVALLRYFNPIGAHESGTIGEDPNGIPNNLVPYIAKVAVGQLEKVHVFGNDYNTPDGTGVRDYIHVVDLARGHVAAVKKLETKCGLFVCNLGTGNGYSVLDVVHAYEKACGHELPYVIEARRPGDIASCYADPAKAREELGWEAQLGIEEMCASSWKWQSQNPNGYKS
- the nahK gene encoding N-acetylhexosamine 1-kinase; this translates as MAQAEQTLQEVLGAFDFGAPVVGAIRYGCGHINDTFVVHTQPENACCRRFILQRMSSAAFKRPDQLMDNIIGVTEFLGREIEKHNGDRSREAMEVIRPKNGEPYYTDSQEGAWRVYPFVEGTVCHQAADTPELFAASGRAFGRFQRLLADYPADTLYETIPRFHDTEDRLAKFKAAVAADKLGRVKDCQPEIDFVLAREKDCSVALNALREGKLPLRVTHNDTKLNNVLMDDKTGEGMCIIDLDTVMPGLVLYDFGDSIRFGANHSAEDETDLSKVNLDVDLFSAYTAAFLEGTGGSLTNTEIEYLPWGAKLMTLECGIRFLTDYLEGDTYFHISRERQNLDRCRTQFKLVSDMEERWPELEAIVRGYIK
- the rhaR_5 gene encoding HTH-type transcriptional activator RhaR, with translation MNILFDEEQLRRLIANLKILTGLPANILDPDGRDINLFRGHPPFCRMINDLPEGHERCINCDMWKIRSYTAEKGFQFYRCHLGICEAVMPLYDRENPLAYLAVGCYLDDSPVEEQWARTRELLGWWPDGPDALREAFFQFKQCSRQEIQAYTETLEALSAYIQLKGMILATEQTDTQKLGLYLDEHYMEKLSLASISREMHIGRTKLCTLAKELSGGKTLSYLIAQRRINAAKRMLMQSNLPISAVAEAVGISDYNYFSKVFRSITGTTPTAFRKDSRSRPA
- the ycjP gene encoding Inner membrane ABC transporter permease protein YcjP codes for the protein MTQTAKKPVSMKKTILRLLLYFVVLDVCVITLYPYFAMLCTALKSREEIFSAAGTVLPVTALWSNFIDIWSRAPMAKYMLNSILIAGGSTIIAMLCGIPAAYALSRMKFKGQTAFLGFVIVSQMFAPVVLLIGIYQVMQVLHLTDSILGLVFVNAAFNQAFTIWLLRGTFMGISADMEQAATIDGCNRIQSMMKVLLPVAAPGIVTTLIFIFINAWNEYTVALCLISTDTLKPLTVGINTFNGYNIIEWQYLFAASIFAIIPVVILFMGIEKNLVSGLASGGVKG
- the nagB gene encoding Glucosamine-6-phosphate deaminase 1, with the translated sequence MKIFREKDYDAMSRRAATVIAGEIVHNPACLLGLATGSTPEGAYKYLVDWYKQGLLSFQNVRSVNLDEYVGLAPDHDQSYRYFMQSNLFDHVDIAPENTRVPDGLTKDALAFCADYDAYIRAQGYVDLQLLGIGRNGHIGFNEPDDHFVKETHVVDLAESTIDANARFFASRDDVPKQAISMGMGAIMGAKKVLLCASGEDKADAICRAVSGAITSQCPGSILQLHPNMVLVADEAALSKLIASGVEV
- the nagA gene encoding N-acetylglucosamine-6-phosphate deacetylase, yielding MRIVNGQVFDLEQGFVSRDLCTDGALIAQTSGDGQELDASGCYVIPGLVDVHFHGCVGEDFSDATPDGLQKIADFELSQGVTYICPTGMTLPEDQLTAICKTTAAHRAKNPGGAEVVGAHLEGPFLCMAKKGAQNGDYLHAPDAEMLKRLQEVAEGSVRLVTLAPEEPGSVEFIKAAKDMGIHVSLGHTVANYDTAKAAFEAGADHATHLYNAMPPLAHRDPGVIGAAYECPHVKPELICDGIHIHPAVVRLTFGLFGKERMIIISDSLRATGMPDGEYPFGGQMIEVHGNRATILGHPETLAGSVTSLMGCLRQAISFGIPAADAVRACTYNPAQSIGIDGRAGTLDVGKEASIVLLDQKDLSIKAIIFKGQKI
- the msmX gene encoding Oligosaccharides import ATP-binding protein MsmX, whose amino-acid sequence is MATLNLKNIQKIYPHSNDQKKAKKKKGEPEKKTNLQVTDQGVIAVQSFNLDIADKEFIVLVGPSGCGKSTTLRMVAGLEEISGGELYIDGKLMNDVEPKNRDIAMVFQSYALYPHMTVYENMAFPLKLRKMDKDEIDRRVKEAAEILDITQYLDRKPKALSGGQRQRVAIGRAIVREPKVLLMDEPLSNLDAKLRNQMRAEIIKLRQKINTTFIYVTHDQTEAMTLGDRIVIMKDGFIQQIGTPQEVFDHPANLFVSGFIGMPQMNYFNAKLVNEGGKYAVAVENCKVVLSDEKQKNLTANKVQPQDITLGVRPSHMVLSKQPGNTLTATIDVSELMGSEVHFHANANGKDVVVIVPTMNADGERIDSYHAGDKLNLTFSGNVCHVFAKDGKNLEF